The segment TCCTGTTCAGTGCGCCGGAGCTGTTCCCGGAGCTGGACCAGTTCCGCTTGATTGGTCACTTGCCCTTTATCTGCCTTGGCTAGATCGCGCCAGCGATAGAGCATATTGGCAGAGACACCCAACGATTTGGCAACATCGGGTACGCTACGCTGGCCGTTTTCGAGCAGCTGTACGGCATCAGCTTTGAATTGGTCGTCGTAGTGGCGTCGGGGAGCCGCCGAGGTTTGTTTTTTGGACATGATAGACTAAGTTAAGCACTTAGACCGTCCGGCAAACTTGGACCATCTCAGACACTGTCTTTGTCGACCGTAGCGGCAGCGAAGGTGTAGCCCGCGTAGTTGGTGGTCAGGTACGTGGTGATAGCGGTTGGCAGGTCGGCCTGCGCGATGATCGTTTGAGTGCCATCATGATTATCGCCACCCGGCCCTTTGCCATTGTCGCCACCACCCTGACCCTCTACGTGGGCACTCACAAAAACACCGGCTCCAGTAAAGAGCACGTCGTAGCTCGCGCCATTGTAGGTAATGTCCACTACGTATTGCGTAATAGCCCCGTTG is part of the Fibrella aestuarina BUZ 2 genome and harbors:
- a CDS encoding transposase; this translates as MSKKQTSAAPRRHYDDQFKADAVQLLENGQRSVPDVAKSLGVSANMLYRWRDLAKADKGQVTNQAELVQLREQLRRTEQERDILKKALSIFSRMT